A section of the Natronomonas salsuginis genome encodes:
- a CDS encoding PH domain-containing protein: MSSGVPDAEGVTLLDGEELLHNVRPSWSNWSGLIAILTIVTFGTLGLGIVLFVIPWLARRNARYVVTSERVIEKSGILSTSTNEYRIEDIRQLQTGASWSEKLLGHGNIQFSTGAGGSLITFAGVPNYDGIANTIREQQRE, translated from the coding sequence ATGTCAAGTGGGGTTCCTGATGCGGAAGGGGTGACACTCCTCGACGGCGAGGAATTGCTACATAACGTTCGCCCGTCGTGGTCGAATTGGAGCGGGCTTATTGCGATTCTAACTATCGTAACCTTTGGCACACTCGGATTAGGGATCGTTCTGTTCGTAATCCCCTGGCTGGCTCGTCGAAATGCCAGGTACGTAGTGACGAGTGAACGGGTTATCGAAAAGTCGGGTATATTGAGCACTTCCACCAACGAATACCGAATCGAGGACATTCGACAGCTCCAAACCGGGGCGTCCTGGAGCGAAAAGCTACTCGGACATGGGAATATTCAATTCTCGACCGGGGCGGGGGGGTCCTTGATTACCTTTGCTGGGGTTCCGAACTACGACGGGATCGCAAATACAATTCGAGAGCAACAGCGCGAATAA